In Macrobrachium rosenbergii isolate ZJJX-2024 chromosome 46, ASM4041242v1, whole genome shotgun sequence, the DNA window AATATGAATAGAAGTCATCATGGCTTTTAATTACGGAAGCGAGAGACTTGCTTCCTTCCGTAACCTATTTGGCACACAGGCATCGTAGCATGCTCAATTTCAAAGGTAAGATTATCTCCCATCTTCTTGATGACACCTTTTCTGCCGATGTTACATCTGATAGCCATTCATATAATCATCAGGTGCTGCCAATGCTATATTGCTCATCTCCAGGACCCAGAGGTGACATTAttgattctgtttttttctgtcgtatcttgacaaaataaaaaataagggaagatatatattcattaactGGCTCAGTCATTCATACCACATAGCAGGCACTCGGCATGCTCGGTATATTAATCTAAGCTCTTAGGGACCTAAATGATACACTGATctgaagatgaatatatatatatttgtgtcctTACAACACCAAATATTGGAGATGCCTGCATCTCCTCATTCATGTAAGGCTTTTatagttttcaaataataaatgcTAGATTGCTATGATAACAAGTATTTATGCCTAATTGTAATAGTTTACAAGGGTTGTCACTTATTGTATCTAAAACTAACAATAACAAATTAACCCTGAGTGAATGATAAACAGTTCATTGCAGATGTGCTTTGAGTAAATTCATGAAGTTCTTCTGAATaaagtattttcaaattaatcttCGCCTCTATGGACAGTACAGGCCACTGCCGAAGAAGATGATTTGAAGTTCACTTTCTGGAGAACAGTGAGCTGCACTAGAGGTATGATTTCTGTAATCATCTATGCTGGAATTGGTCCACCTGGAAGAAAGCAAGTCTGATAATCCTCTTGGAGGTTAGTATTGGTGCAAACTCTCCTTTTCCAAATGGGGTTTTGATTGCTTGAGCCCTCTCGTGTATGCTTCAAAACTGGAGCAAAGTTTGCTTTAGAGGTATGTTCTGATGAGACGTCTGAAAGACTTCATGAAACCAGCTACGCCAGGCTCGTTAACATAAGGTGGAGGTGTCCTACCAAATGGTCCACTACCACGAACGATTCCTCTGCCAGGATTTCGTACAACACCATGTGAGGGCGAGGATGCACTGAAAAAACTTGGCCGTCGTGTGACCCGGCGCCCACCTGGCTGACGGAAGTGAGGTCGTCCAAAGCGAACAGACTCTGGCCTTCCATGATAGGGAGGTTCTAGATCAAAGTGAGGATCTggagagaaatgacaaaaaatgagtTATTCAGTCAAGCTGCCAAATAGCTACATAGAATGAACCTAGTCAAATTCACTATTATTAGAAAGATGTTATTCATGACTTGACTTGATCCGCACTTAGATATGTGAATTTGTAGAATGTAATGTATATCCACAAAATGTTTGACAAAGTGATGTCTCTCAGTTATGTCACAGTCAtgaagttaattttcctttgaaagagGCAAGataagagtgttttttttttttaatcaaagcttGATTAATGGATACAACAATAGCTGTTTACTCTGTGGGTTGCTACCTCGGACCTCGTCGACCTGGGGGGAACTGGGGTCAAGTATGGGGTTGGTTAAGTTTGTTGCTGCACCTTCTGGGTCTACTTGGGGAAGCTTGACTTCTGGGATTACACTGGGATGGTCGACTTCTGGGTCGATTGAATCAACGAAATCGCTAACTGGGTAGACTTCTAGGTCGATTGAATCAACGAAATCGCTAACTGGGTCGACTTCTAGGTTGATTGAATCAACGAAATCGCTAACTGTCAATGGGTGCAAATCTtccttggggaggggagggaggctGAACCCAGCCAGGGAGTTGAAGCCAGCTGGTCGAGGGAGAGTGTTACCTGGGTAAAAGCCGTTGTTCAGATCGTCACTGTGCTCCTCTGGGAAAATATCTGGGTATCTAAAGCTACCGTGGGGATGGGGAAAGTCTCCGTCCTCCAGTTGCTGCAAGTTTCCATTGCTTAGGTGATGGTCCTGGTGGGAAAATAGATGATCATTACACAGCCTGCGAGGTGCTCATTTCAACAGAGTATAAAAGGGAAGTTTGTAATTGCGGCCTCTACTGAATCGGAACAGAACAAAATTGTCGGGGGAATACGTTGTAAACTATGTGGTGCCTATGGCAGAATGAGAATTCACAAGAATGCTACGAAAATaacccatatataaaaaaaaaggttttatttaaaCAGAAACTTGCAGATTATCAACTGTAGCTTTAAAATTCAGCTTCACCTCTTTGCTGTATGGTCTTCTttccagatgatgatgataagagaaagtaaacttaATGAAAGCCATTGTTTTAAAGTAATCTGTGTGCTTaggtatattatatgtatgtacatatacatgtataagtactgtgtatatatgttttatgtatctATATCACTTACCCTTGCAGTGACGGAGCCTATCAAAATTAATAGAGCGATGAAAGGCCTCAATTCCATCATGAGTTAGTCTGGAAAAGAAAGGGATACATATTAATTTAGATCTTCATTATAAACGGAGATGGGAGACTTCAGTTTTGTCCCACCACGTTGTAAGTTGTTAAAAGATTCCACAAAGTCCCCTTTGTCACTTGACAGAATCACTGTCTTGTATTCAAATAGATCATGCGACCATGAACATGCGTACATATGAACACTCAAACGTTTGTCAGGCAGCGGAGCGTTCCCTGATTAAATGAAGTGGTAGGGGTGTTACTGGTTAACTGTATGATTCCCAACTGCGTTTTCTTTGGTGAGGCAACTTCCTGTGGTATTTAAGACAAGATATATTGCAGAGCCAATCATTGCATGATTTATCTGTGAAGGGAAAGATGTTTCTACAGGTGGCGTCGGTACAGttgtgataaaaaatgaaagtgatgagAATGTAATGAGAATGTATGATTGGGAGGAGCAGCTGAAAATAACGGAGCTTTTGTGGTGAATGTTGAGGatgactgtttaaaaaaaaaaaaaaagtatggagtAAATTTATGTGGAAAGAAAGTGCAAAAACAGCACAGCTTTGGTTTGACTTGGTGAGGAGCAACTGCAGATTCTGGTGAAAAAGTTTGAGTATATCAATATTTGAAAGGAACTGTTCACTTGTTGAAACATCTAAAGGATTGCATAATGAGTGAGTTATCATTAAGGTTAGTGATTAAATTTTAgatgaatttattaatgaaaacatgAGGTAAAGA includes these proteins:
- the LOC136830176 gene encoding uncharacterized protein, producing the protein MMELRPFIALLILIGSVTARDHHLSNGNLQQLEDGDFPHPHGSFRYPDIFPEEHSDDLNNGFYPDPHFDLEPPYHGRPESVRFGRPHFRQPGGRRVTRRPSFFSASSPSHGVVRNPGRGIVRGSGPFGRTPPPYVNEPGVAGFMKSFRRLIRTYL